The following are from one region of the Gryllotalpicola protaetiae genome:
- a CDS encoding wax ester/triacylglycerol synthase domain-containing protein: MTPRTQVELMRTLDEKFIRTRVEFEAMWPTATIIVDSAPFRRADGTVDRERVADALLVVGERFTETRLKLVDSPLGVTTPLWVPAGPLDRDYHLGWFPRVPTVGEEPALFAGGANVPRRRDRPLWRCTVIERADGDLAVVGSVQHALGDALFALRFVDALMGVGADDAPPALGPAPRTRVGGLGVVWGRWLRARSGPRDAWHEYWRKPFRKRLTRWGGRMLRPARNRAIAQRGLREVYAPAMAAGYWSTPLAQASELAGRLGGSISDLVVALALRVAVRLEGAAGEASVAVPVSRRRREGASVRNSIVMLRVSVSETAPLAAAVAAVHAQVTHFGRTGGGDLTPAESGGYASYLPYRRGQAAIAGAAVRQVVLWPVPTPGSRFGLFATSYAGELSFAALCAPGLDPAAVRSVIENESADAWAVLAAEQEVAS; the protein is encoded by the coding sequence GTGACCCCGCGCACCCAGGTCGAGCTGATGCGCACGCTCGACGAGAAGTTCATCCGCACCCGGGTCGAGTTCGAGGCGATGTGGCCGACGGCGACGATCATCGTCGACTCCGCGCCGTTCCGCCGCGCAGACGGCACCGTCGACCGCGAGCGGGTCGCCGACGCGCTGCTCGTCGTCGGCGAGCGGTTCACCGAGACCCGGCTGAAGCTGGTGGATTCGCCGCTCGGCGTGACGACGCCGCTGTGGGTGCCCGCGGGGCCGCTCGATCGCGACTACCACCTGGGCTGGTTCCCGCGGGTTCCCACGGTCGGCGAGGAGCCTGCGCTGTTCGCCGGAGGAGCGAACGTGCCGCGGCGCCGCGACCGCCCGCTGTGGCGCTGCACGGTCATCGAGCGCGCCGACGGCGACCTCGCGGTCGTCGGCAGCGTGCAGCACGCGCTCGGCGACGCGCTGTTCGCGCTGCGGTTCGTCGACGCGCTGATGGGCGTCGGCGCAGATGACGCTCCGCCCGCGCTCGGGCCGGCCCCGCGTACCCGCGTTGGCGGCCTGGGCGTGGTGTGGGGGCGCTGGCTGCGCGCGCGCTCCGGCCCTCGGGACGCCTGGCACGAGTACTGGCGCAAGCCGTTCCGCAAGCGGCTGACACGCTGGGGCGGGCGGATGCTGCGCCCTGCGCGCAACCGCGCGATCGCGCAGCGCGGCCTGCGCGAGGTGTACGCGCCGGCGATGGCCGCCGGCTACTGGTCGACCCCGCTCGCGCAGGCATCAGAGCTCGCCGGCCGCCTGGGCGGCAGCATCAGCGACCTCGTCGTCGCGCTCGCGCTGCGGGTGGCGGTGCGCCTCGAGGGGGCGGCGGGTGAGGCATCCGTCGCAGTGCCCGTCTCGCGGCGCAGGCGCGAGGGCGCGAGCGTGCGCAACAGCATCGTGATGTTGCGCGTGTCTGTGTCGGAAACTGCCCCGCTCGCCGCGGCGGTCGCCGCCGTGCACGCGCAGGTCACACACTTCGGGCGCACCGGCGGCGGCGATCTCACGCCGGCAGAGTCGGGCGGCTACGCCTCGTACCTGCCGTACCGGCGCGGCCAGGCAGCGATCGCCGGCGCCGCCGTGCGCCAGGTGGTGCTGTGGCCGGTGCCGACGCCGGGGTCGCGCTTCGGGCTGTTCGCGACGTCGTACGCGGGCGAGTTGAGCTTCGCCGCCCTGTGCGCGCCGGGGCTGGACCCGGCGGCCGTGCGCAGCGTGATCGAGAACGAGTCGGCGGATGCCTGGGCAGTGCTCGCCGCGGAACAGGAGGTCGCCTCATGA
- a CDS encoding glycosyltransferase family 2 protein yields MLREALRSIAAATPAGVEVLVVDSGSRTDETRRVAREASVAYVRSDVPGLSIARNLGLAHAERPLVLFTDDDCVAVPGWVDGVLAHFADERVGAVTGRMLDHTLVADAAPGRVERLTGVLRGIDAGHGAFMTFRRELMLGLGGFDEVLGAGRRFAGAEDLDAFCRVLAAGYAIVSDTTATVHHNFTRQDDDHIALYRGYGLGAGAMADKWIRSRPLTGLAMAGLLIGRAALGAVRWPDPRERSARLALLKAIPQGIGAAARVPRRGALFVDADRPAPIAPAGADDAVPEDERPRLTRTERS; encoded by the coding sequence ATGCTGCGGGAGGCGCTGCGCTCGATTGCGGCGGCGACGCCTGCGGGCGTCGAGGTGCTCGTCGTCGACTCGGGGTCGCGCACCGACGAGACGAGGCGCGTCGCGCGGGAGGCATCCGTCGCCTATGTCCGCTCCGACGTGCCCGGCCTGTCGATCGCGCGCAACCTGGGGCTCGCCCACGCCGAGCGGCCGCTCGTGCTGTTCACCGACGACGACTGCGTCGCCGTGCCCGGGTGGGTCGACGGGGTGCTCGCGCACTTCGCAGACGAGCGCGTGGGCGCCGTGACCGGGCGGATGCTCGACCACACCCTCGTCGCCGACGCGGCGCCCGGCCGCGTCGAGCGTCTGACGGGCGTGCTGCGCGGCATCGACGCGGGACACGGGGCGTTCATGACGTTCCGCCGCGAGCTGATGCTCGGCCTCGGCGGCTTCGACGAGGTGCTCGGCGCGGGGCGGCGGTTCGCCGGAGCGGAAGACCTTGACGCGTTCTGCCGCGTGCTCGCCGCCGGCTACGCCATCGTGTCCGACACCACCGCGACGGTGCACCACAACTTCACCAGGCAGGACGACGATCACATCGCGCTCTACCGCGGCTACGGCCTCGGGGCGGGGGCGATGGCGGACAAGTGGATCAGGAGCCGTCCGCTCACCGGCCTCGCGATGGCGGGGCTGCTCATCGGCCGGGCGGCCCTCGGCGCCGTGCGCTGGCCGGACCCCCGCGAGCGCTCGGCGCGGCTCGCGCTGCTGAAGGCGATTCCGCAGGGCATCGGGGCGGCGGCGCGCGTGCCGCGCCGCGGCGCGCTCTTCGTCGACGCGGACCGACCGGCGCCGATCGCCCCGGCCGGCGCCGACGACGCGGTGCCCGAGGACGAACGGCCCCGGCTCACGCGGACGGAGCGGTCGTGA
- a CDS encoding O-antigen ligase family protein, with protein sequence MKTRAIVSAALLAAVALAAALWVPPIIGGGILIGVSVLYLARKALFTWASALIILASVVMFIPVRRYAIPIPLPFQLEPYRVVIVLIVIAMVVALLIDPRFTWKPVKFGVSIGAFFLAMVLSIATNVAYISENGLGGAVLGNLINFGLLISVFFIVRQLLRGEGRVLLLIQFLVWSAAIVAFFAVVEKVTNVNVFLDLGKVLPLKLISDQTQSFRAGGDRSYASSQHPIALSVMLCMVLPFAVWLTKYGSRPANRISRTIVYGCLIAVILLGMTTAVSRTAVIVIAVMVLLTLALRPRLAAILIGATIPALLIGAVALPKLIGTMIGSFLDPAQLLASQYTSAGWGGAGRLADLGPAMAKVVQNPFFGTGFGSRVLVGANANAFILDDQVLGTLLEAGAVGVLGLAILMLTPPLRLIGFALRKDVPPRYAQLAFACAVSCAGYIAALFFYDAFGFLQTFFVLCWVWAIGAWLLSESPRLGGVLEDAPAHLALDGPRDGSPAGVPDDSPAVPPTPAPDRTPEEVPA encoded by the coding sequence ATGAAGACCCGGGCGATCGTCTCCGCAGCACTGCTCGCGGCGGTCGCGCTGGCCGCAGCCCTGTGGGTGCCGCCGATCATCGGCGGCGGCATCCTCATCGGGGTCTCCGTGCTCTACCTGGCGCGCAAGGCACTGTTCACGTGGGCGTCGGCGCTCATCATCCTCGCGAGCGTCGTCATGTTCATCCCCGTGCGGCGCTACGCGATCCCGATCCCGCTGCCGTTCCAGCTCGAGCCGTACCGCGTCGTGATCGTGCTGATCGTCATCGCGATGGTCGTGGCGCTCCTGATCGACCCGCGCTTCACCTGGAAGCCGGTGAAGTTCGGCGTCTCGATCGGCGCCTTCTTCCTCGCCATGGTGCTCTCGATCGCGACCAATGTCGCGTACATCTCCGAGAACGGCCTCGGCGGCGCCGTGCTCGGCAACCTGATCAACTTCGGGCTGCTGATCAGCGTGTTCTTCATCGTGCGGCAGCTGCTGCGCGGCGAGGGGCGGGTGCTGCTGCTGATCCAGTTCCTGGTGTGGTCGGCCGCGATCGTCGCCTTCTTCGCCGTGGTCGAGAAGGTGACGAACGTCAACGTGTTCCTCGACCTCGGCAAGGTGCTGCCGCTCAAGCTGATCAGCGACCAGACGCAGTCGTTCCGCGCCGGCGGCGACCGATCGTACGCCTCCTCACAGCATCCGATCGCCCTGTCCGTGATGCTGTGCATGGTGCTGCCGTTCGCCGTGTGGCTCACGAAGTACGGCTCGCGGCCGGCGAACCGGATTAGCCGCACGATCGTCTACGGATGCCTGATCGCCGTCATCCTGCTCGGAATGACCACCGCGGTGAGCCGCACGGCCGTGATCGTCATCGCGGTCATGGTGCTGCTCACGCTCGCCCTGCGACCGCGGCTCGCCGCGATCCTGATCGGGGCCACGATCCCCGCGCTGCTCATCGGCGCGGTGGCCCTGCCGAAGCTGATCGGGACCATGATCGGCTCGTTCCTCGACCCGGCCCAGCTGCTCGCGTCGCAGTACACCTCGGCGGGATGGGGCGGCGCCGGGCGCCTCGCCGACCTCGGGCCGGCGATGGCGAAGGTCGTGCAGAACCCGTTCTTCGGCACGGGCTTCGGGTCGCGCGTGCTCGTCGGTGCGAACGCCAACGCGTTCATCCTCGACGACCAGGTGCTCGGCACCCTGCTCGAGGCCGGCGCGGTCGGCGTGCTCGGCCTCGCGATCCTCATGCTCACGCCGCCACTGCGGCTGATCGGGTTCGCGCTGCGGAAGGACGTGCCGCCGCGCTACGCGCAGCTCGCGTTCGCATGCGCGGTGTCGTGCGCCGGCTACATCGCCGCGCTGTTCTTCTACGACGCGTTCGGCTTCCTGCAGACCTTCTTCGTCCTGTGCTGGGTGTGGGCCATCGGCGCATGGCTGCTCAGCGAGTCGCCGCGGCTCGGCGGCGTGCTCGAGGACGCCCCGGCGCACCTCGCCCTCGACGGCCCTCGCGACGGCTCCCCAGCCGGCGTGCCAGACGACTCACCCGCAGTGCCCCCGACCCCTGCCCCCGACCGCACCCCCGAGGAGGTGCCCGCATGA
- a CDS encoding glycosyltransferase, with translation MTSNPAPARGAMSVIIPAHDEAAVIGRLLGRLIDGDPDGRLELIVVANGCTDATAEVAGSVDPRVRIVEIPTASKPAALNAGDAAASAFPRAYVDADVRVEARSLLAVAELMAREPGVLAASPTLSIDLTRASAAVRLHYRIWARSDYRREAHIGSGVYVLSEAGRARFGAFPSVIADDRYVQQLFASDERRTLPDHTFSISAPATLDAEIARATRIVAGNEELVRSGLVQVAPATGDGARALLRRVAPHPGLWPALVVYCYGKAMPRLRARRRVQAGLPIMWNRDESSRV, from the coding sequence ATGACCTCGAACCCTGCCCCCGCTCGCGGCGCGATGAGCGTCATCATCCCGGCGCACGACGAAGCGGCCGTCATCGGCCGCCTGCTCGGCCGCCTCATCGACGGCGACCCCGATGGACGGCTCGAGCTGATCGTCGTCGCCAACGGCTGCACGGATGCCACGGCCGAGGTCGCGGGCTCCGTCGACCCCCGCGTGCGGATCGTCGAGATCCCCACGGCGTCGAAGCCCGCTGCGCTGAACGCGGGCGACGCCGCGGCGAGCGCGTTCCCGCGCGCGTACGTCGACGCGGACGTCCGCGTCGAGGCGCGCTCCCTGCTCGCCGTCGCCGAGCTGATGGCGCGCGAGCCCGGCGTGCTCGCCGCGTCGCCGACGCTGTCGATCGACCTGACCCGCGCGAGCGCCGCGGTGCGCCTGCATTACCGCATCTGGGCGCGCAGCGACTATCGCCGGGAGGCCCACATCGGGTCCGGGGTGTACGTGCTGTCGGAGGCCGGGCGGGCGCGCTTCGGCGCGTTCCCGTCGGTCATCGCCGACGACCGCTACGTGCAGCAGCTGTTCGCCTCCGACGAGCGGCGCACCCTGCCGGACCACACCTTCTCGATCTCCGCGCCGGCGACGCTTGACGCCGAGATCGCGCGGGCGACGCGCATCGTCGCGGGCAACGAGGAGCTCGTGCGCTCCGGCCTCGTGCAGGTCGCGCCCGCCACGGGGGACGGCGCACGGGCGCTGCTGCGCCGGGTCGCGCCGCACCCCGGACTGTGGCCGGCGCTCGTGGTGTACTGCTACGGCAAGGCGATGCCGCGGCTGCGTGCCCGGCGCCGCGTGCAGGCGGGGCTGCCGATCATGTGGAACCGCGACGAGTCGAGCCGCGTGTGA
- a CDS encoding glycosyltransferase family 4 protein, with product MTRPLTVFYAFPHALGEAGIGWTAWNQAAELAAAGHRVHVFAASVSRPVPQAASVQTTLQRGRVRMPHRAIGRERAFELHDLLAARALRRVAAGEHVDVVHGWPLNGRRTFAAAASLGIASVREVPNTHTEHAYQVVAAEYRKLGLEQPRGKSHTRSESRLAREQAEYETATALLTPSGAVRQTFVDRGFAPARLLRHRYGVRPEAVRPHTPRAPGTGLHAVFLGRCDPRKGLHYALRAWLDSAAAGRGRFTIYGDFLPAYRAALAPLLDRTGVEVAGFTGDAGAVLADADVLLLPTVEEGSALVTYEAQASGCVPLVSTAAGADLVEGATGLTHRVGDIVTLTAQLDRLERDRGELERMSRAASARATELGWAAAAERLAGAYREAVWLQAGAPGAAGAGEGPRVRAG from the coding sequence ATGACCCGGCCGCTGACCGTCTTCTATGCGTTCCCCCACGCGCTGGGCGAGGCGGGAATCGGGTGGACGGCGTGGAATCAGGCGGCGGAGCTCGCCGCTGCGGGCCACCGCGTGCACGTGTTCGCGGCGTCCGTCAGCAGGCCGGTTCCGCAGGCGGCGAGCGTGCAGACCACACTGCAGCGGGGGCGGGTGCGGATGCCTCACCGGGCGATCGGCCGCGAGAGGGCCTTCGAGCTGCATGACCTTCTCGCCGCCCGCGCACTGCGTCGCGTCGCGGCCGGCGAGCACGTCGACGTCGTGCACGGCTGGCCGTTGAACGGCCGGCGCACCTTCGCGGCCGCAGCATCCCTCGGCATCGCCTCGGTGCGCGAGGTGCCCAACACGCACACCGAGCACGCCTACCAGGTGGTCGCCGCCGAGTACCGGAAGCTCGGGCTCGAGCAGCCGCGCGGCAAGTCCCACACCCGCTCGGAGTCGCGGCTCGCCCGCGAGCAGGCGGAGTATGAGACGGCCACCGCGCTGCTCACCCCGTCGGGCGCCGTGCGGCAGACCTTCGTCGATCGCGGCTTCGCGCCCGCGCGGCTCCTGCGCCACCGCTACGGCGTGCGCCCGGAGGCGGTGCGCCCGCACACGCCGCGCGCCCCCGGCACCGGCCTGCACGCGGTGTTCCTCGGTCGCTGCGACCCGCGCAAGGGGCTGCACTACGCGCTGCGCGCGTGGCTCGACTCTGCGGCGGCGGGCCGCGGCCGCTTCACGATCTACGGCGACTTCCTGCCCGCGTACCGCGCGGCGCTCGCCCCGCTCCTCGACCGCACGGGCGTCGAGGTGGCGGGCTTCACGGGCGACGCGGGGGCGGTGCTCGCCGACGCCGACGTGCTGCTGCTGCCGACCGTCGAAGAGGGCAGTGCGCTCGTGACGTACGAGGCCCAGGCGTCGGGGTGCGTGCCGCTCGTCTCCACGGCGGCCGGTGCCGACCTGGTCGAGGGCGCCACGGGCCTCACGCACCGCGTGGGCGACATCGTGACCCTGACGGCGCAGCTCGACCGTCTCGAGCGCGACCGGGGCGAGCTCGAGCGGATGTCGCGAGCGGCCTCGGCTCGTGCGACCGAGCTCGGCTGGGCGGCCGCAGCCGAGCGGCTGGCGGGCGCGTACCGCGAGGCCGTGTGGCTGCAGGCCGGCGCGCCGGGCGCTGCCGGCGCGGGGGAGGGTCCGCGTGTACGGGCCGGGTGA
- a CDS encoding SGNH/GDSL hydrolase family protein, with translation MRFARPAARGAASAAALAVLAGVALSGCAAASHAAEPPPTASAGFLGDVATVGVLGDSMSLGVNACGHSGVCTRASWVMGTDGDVDSVADRIGSATGHAPKIVNGAVNGGSVATMLTTAPQVIAAKPQLVTVLIGANDACKPSFDQMTTAAQFQTDYAELIDQVATALPDAHILALSVPDLNRLWQLGHGVAPVAAAWNRAPNCRSLLGNAASTASADVERRTAVGKRVDDYDETIESVCAQHPNCIFDGDALHDHGFTSDEVSRVDFFHPSATGQAAIAKLAWAALTKAGG, from the coding sequence GTGAGGTTCGCGCGGCCGGCCGCGCGCGGTGCGGCGTCCGCCGCCGCGCTCGCGGTGCTCGCCGGCGTCGCCCTGTCGGGGTGCGCGGCGGCCTCGCATGCGGCCGAGCCGCCGCCGACCGCCTCGGCGGGGTTCCTCGGCGACGTCGCCACGGTGGGCGTGCTCGGCGACTCGATGAGCCTCGGTGTGAACGCGTGCGGGCACAGTGGGGTGTGCACACGGGCGTCGTGGGTGATGGGCACGGACGGCGACGTCGACTCGGTCGCCGACCGCATCGGCTCGGCGACCGGTCATGCGCCCAAGATCGTGAACGGCGCCGTCAACGGCGGCTCGGTCGCGACCATGCTGACCACGGCGCCCCAGGTGATCGCCGCGAAGCCCCAGCTCGTCACCGTGCTGATCGGCGCGAACGACGCCTGCAAGCCGAGCTTCGACCAGATGACGACGGCCGCGCAGTTCCAGACCGACTACGCCGAGCTGATCGATCAGGTCGCGACGGCGCTGCCCGACGCGCACATCCTCGCGCTCTCCGTTCCCGATCTGAACCGGCTGTGGCAGCTCGGCCACGGCGTCGCCCCCGTCGCCGCCGCATGGAACAGAGCGCCGAACTGCCGCTCGCTGCTCGGCAACGCCGCGTCGACGGCGTCGGCCGACGTCGAGCGGCGGACTGCGGTCGGAAAGCGCGTCGACGACTACGACGAGACGATCGAGTCGGTGTGCGCGCAGCACCCGAACTGCATCTTCGACGGCGATGCGCTGCACGACCACGGCTTCACCAGCGACGAGGTCTCGCGCGTCGACTTCTTCCACCCGTCGGCCACGGGGCAGGCGGCGATCGCGAAGCTCGCGTGGGCGGCCCTGACGAAGGCGGGCGGATGA
- a CDS encoding sugar transferase: protein MSESAMPVHTAVVFQPLHLAWQRRVQYALIATDAAAIAIAVTVAQLGRFGTVGLSGTDPRSIEFRGLALIVALAWLLGLWATRSRDRRILGVGLVEYGRVANATFITFGLLAMLAYLAQLTIARGYLAIALPLGLALLLAGRLFWRGRVHAMRRVGRCLTGAVVVGGTAEVERAVGELGGKLRAGYKAIAVVLTDDGEPTGQASALPRVGLDELVETVHRTRTRAVMIAGGLPGGNEQIREIGWAFEDSGVELILVSRLIEVAGPRMHWRPVEGLPMVHVDLPRFSGFNYSVKRAFDIVVGTVALLVAAPVMIVVALAVKTDGGPVLFRQQRVGMRGGRFAMLKFRSMVVDAEARLAELVSRNEGAGLLFKLKEDPRVTRVGRVIRRLSLDELPQLFNVLRGEMSLVGPRPPLPAEVMRYEGRVNRRLLIKPGVTGLWQVSGRSGLSWEESVKLDLWYVENWSLTNDLMILLRTARTVFAHEGAY, encoded by the coding sequence GTGTCCGAATCCGCAATGCCTGTCCACACCGCTGTGGTCTTCCAGCCCCTCCATCTCGCGTGGCAGCGGCGCGTCCAGTACGCGCTGATCGCGACGGATGCCGCGGCCATCGCCATCGCGGTCACGGTCGCCCAGCTCGGTCGCTTCGGCACCGTCGGCCTGAGCGGCACCGACCCGCGCTCGATCGAGTTCCGCGGGCTGGCGCTCATCGTCGCGCTCGCCTGGCTGCTCGGGCTGTGGGCGACGCGTTCGCGCGACCGCCGCATCCTCGGGGTCGGGCTCGTCGAGTACGGCCGGGTCGCGAACGCGACCTTCATCACCTTCGGGCTGCTCGCGATGCTCGCGTACCTGGCGCAGCTCACCATCGCCCGCGGCTATCTCGCCATCGCGCTGCCGCTCGGCCTCGCGCTGCTCCTGGCCGGCCGGCTCTTCTGGCGCGGCCGCGTGCACGCGATGCGCCGCGTCGGCCGCTGCCTCACCGGAGCGGTCGTCGTGGGCGGCACGGCCGAGGTCGAGCGGGCCGTCGGCGAGCTCGGCGGCAAGCTGCGCGCGGGCTACAAGGCGATCGCCGTGGTGCTCACCGATGATGGGGAGCCGACGGGGCAGGCATCCGCTCTGCCCCGTGTCGGTCTCGACGAGCTCGTCGAGACCGTGCACCGCACCCGCACCCGCGCCGTGATGATCGCGGGTGGCCTGCCGGGCGGGAACGAGCAGATCCGCGAGATCGGCTGGGCTTTCGAGGACTCTGGCGTCGAGCTGATCCTCGTCTCGCGGCTCATCGAGGTCGCCGGCCCGCGCATGCACTGGCGGCCGGTCGAGGGACTGCCGATGGTGCACGTCGACCTGCCGCGGTTCTCCGGCTTCAACTACAGCGTGAAGCGCGCGTTCGACATCGTCGTCGGCACCGTCGCGCTGCTCGTCGCCGCCCCCGTCATGATCGTCGTCGCGCTCGCAGTGAAGACCGACGGCGGGCCCGTGCTCTTCCGCCAGCAGCGCGTGGGCATGCGCGGCGGCCGTTTCGCGATGCTCAAGTTCCGGTCGATGGTGGTCGACGCCGAGGCGCGGCTCGCCGAGCTGGTGAGTCGCAATGAGGGCGCGGGGCTTCTGTTCAAGTTGAAGGAGGACCCGCGGGTGACGCGCGTCGGCCGTGTCATCCGCCGGCTGTCGCTCGACGAGCTGCCACAGCTGTTCAACGTGCTGCGCGGCGAGATGAGCCTCGTCGGCCCCCGCCCGCCGCTGCCTGCCGAGGTGATGAGGTACGAGGGGCGTGTGAACCGCCGCCTGCTGATCAAGCCGGGCGTCACGGGGCTGTGGCAGGTGTCCGGTCGCAGCGGGCTGAGCTGGGAGGAGAGCGTGAAGCTCGACCTCTGGTACGTCGAGAACTGGTCGCTCACCAACGACCTGATGATCCTGCTGCGCACGGCGCGCACGGTGTTCGCACACGAGGGAGCGTATTGA
- a CDS encoding right-handed parallel beta-helix repeat-containing protein, with the protein MTGRGRLARTAVAAAALSIAVALGVSGCSADLIDSLHQAGHDVKSHAEAAGKGRALTTGHVAPDGSGNACTLTKPCDLATAVARAAPGSTIRLAGGTYPTTRLAADGAPRLDGADRNATVEPEPGATPVFGALTTEAPHLTWTGITVTVQWYLNGGAVGNVVDDVKVDGGGLFVRSSDITVKDSEFMNGSSIDGIQVGLSNNVLIEGNSVHDYNQDKNDNIHADCIQVFDSSNVTIRGNRLKNCYNTGLIISVGAGKGIHTLTVESNFIQGCIVVGPRCGGGSSAALQEKSATDLVVRGNTFANGSVRLVQTPGLVFDRNIVGYISSCDAPMTNSIIEFWNTKMCGTPAVVSRDGNRAVKVAFQDQDAGDLRPADASTVRISPQGTLGPVATDIDGHPMPADVAGAAAP; encoded by the coding sequence ATGACGGGGCGCGGGCGCCTCGCGCGCACCGCGGTCGCGGCGGCCGCCCTCTCGATCGCCGTGGCGCTCGGCGTGAGCGGCTGCTCGGCCGACCTGATCGACTCGCTGCATCAGGCGGGACACGACGTGAAGTCCCACGCGGAGGCGGCGGGCAAGGGCCGGGCCCTCACGACCGGCCACGTCGCGCCAGACGGCTCGGGGAACGCCTGCACGCTCACGAAGCCGTGCGACCTCGCGACCGCGGTCGCGCGCGCGGCGCCCGGCTCGACGATCCGCCTCGCGGGCGGCACCTACCCGACCACCCGGCTCGCCGCAGACGGCGCCCCGCGCCTCGACGGCGCCGATCGCAACGCGACGGTCGAGCCCGAGCCCGGCGCAACGCCCGTCTTCGGCGCACTCACGACCGAGGCGCCGCACCTCACCTGGACCGGCATCACCGTGACCGTGCAGTGGTACCTGAACGGCGGCGCCGTCGGCAACGTCGTCGACGACGTGAAAGTCGACGGCGGCGGCCTGTTCGTGCGCTCCTCCGACATCACGGTGAAGGACTCGGAGTTCATGAACGGCTCGTCGATCGACGGCATCCAGGTCGGCCTGTCGAACAACGTGCTGATCGAGGGCAACTCGGTGCACGACTACAACCAGGACAAGAACGACAACATCCATGCGGACTGCATCCAGGTGTTCGACTCGTCGAACGTGACGATCAGAGGCAACCGCCTCAAGAACTGCTACAACACGGGGCTCATCATCTCGGTGGGCGCCGGCAAGGGCATCCACACGCTGACGGTCGAGTCGAATTTCATCCAGGGCTGCATCGTCGTCGGCCCGCGCTGCGGCGGCGGCTCGTCGGCCGCCCTGCAGGAGAAGAGCGCCACCGACCTCGTGGTGCGCGGCAACACCTTCGCGAACGGCTCGGTCCGGCTGGTCCAGACGCCGGGCCTCGTGTTCGACCGCAACATCGTCGGCTACATCTCGAGCTGCGACGCCCCGATGACGAACTCGATCATCGAGTTCTGGAACACGAAGATGTGCGGCACGCCCGCCGTCGTCTCACGCGACGGCAACAGGGCCGTCAAGGTCGCGTTCCAGGATCAGGACGCGGGCGACCTCAGGCCGGCGGATGCCTCCACCGTCCGCATCTCACCGCAGGGCACGCTCGGCCCGGTCGCGACGGACATCGACGGCCACCCGATGCCGGCCGACGTGGCGGGCGCCGCCGCCCCCTGA
- a CDS encoding glycosyltransferase: MSKERVLLVCSGGGHLKQLFALAERIGIAAEEQLWLTFRNGLSESLLAEREVIFTPFAAPRDATNILRLRAFAELLLATNRFSMAVSTGSSPAVAVLPVAYKHGIPVHYIESAARAEGPSLSGRLIARNAHIPTYTQYPVWQSDRWKYRGSIFDSFKPADATGRRRIGRVVVSVGTQEGYPFRRLYHALAPLLDGCDVLWQTGTEDVSQYGISGRAMVPHAELAQAIAEADVVIAHAGTGTAITALENGKVPVLVPRLAKYHEHVDDHQVQIGRELESRGLALMRHAEDLTMEDLLHAASLGAAAAAPPRFQLVA; the protein is encoded by the coding sequence ATGTCGAAAGAGCGAGTGCTGCTCGTCTGCTCGGGCGGCGGCCATCTGAAGCAACTGTTCGCACTGGCCGAGCGCATCGGCATCGCTGCGGAGGAGCAGCTCTGGCTCACCTTCCGCAACGGCCTCAGCGAGTCGCTGCTCGCCGAGCGCGAGGTGATCTTCACGCCGTTCGCCGCGCCGCGCGACGCCACCAACATTCTGCGGCTGCGGGCGTTCGCCGAGCTGCTGCTCGCGACGAACCGGTTCTCGATGGCGGTCTCGACCGGTTCGAGCCCTGCGGTCGCGGTGCTGCCGGTGGCGTACAAGCACGGCATCCCGGTGCACTACATCGAGTCGGCCGCACGTGCGGAGGGGCCGTCGCTGTCTGGCAGGCTGATCGCCCGCAACGCGCACATCCCGACGTACACGCAGTACCCGGTGTGGCAGAGCGACCGGTGGAAGTACCGCGGGTCGATCTTCGACTCGTTCAAGCCGGCGGATGCCACGGGTCGGCGCCGCATCGGCCGGGTGGTCGTCTCGGTCGGCACGCAGGAGGGCTACCCGTTCCGCCGGCTGTACCACGCGCTCGCCCCGCTGCTCGACGGCTGCGACGTGCTGTGGCAGACCGGAACAGAGGATGTCTCGCAGTACGGCATCTCGGGGCGCGCCATGGTGCCGCACGCCGAGCTCGCGCAAGCGATCGCCGAGGCCGACGTCGTGATCGCGCACGCCGGCACCGGCACCGCGATCACGGCGCTCGAGAACGGCAAGGTGCCGGTGCTCGTGCCGCGGCTCGCGAAGTACCACGAGCACGTCGACGACCACCAGGTGCAGATCGGGCGCGAGCTCGAGAGCAGGGGCCTCGCGCTCATGCGGCACGCGGAGGACCTCACCATGGAGGACCTGCTGCACGCCGCGTCGCTCGGCGCGGCCGCCGCGGCGCCGCCGCGCTTCCAGCTCGTCGCGTAG